One Acinetobacter colistiniresistens DNA segment encodes these proteins:
- the rpe gene encoding ribulose-phosphate 3-epimerase has protein sequence MSKPYLIAPSILSADFARLGEDVEKVLAAGADVVHFDVMDNHYVPNLTFGAGVCKALKNYGIKAPIDVHLMVSPVDRMIGDFLDAGADIITFHPEATDHIDRSLQLIKAGGAKAGLVFNPATPLHYLDYVLDKVDQILLMSVNPGFGGQKFIPMTLEKLRQARQIIDASGRDIRLEVDGGVGPANIREIAEAGADMFVAGSAIFGQPDYKTVIDKMRAELAQVGATQV, from the coding sequence ATGTCCAAGCCTTATTTAATTGCACCTTCGATTTTATCTGCTGATTTTGCACGTTTAGGTGAAGATGTAGAAAAAGTGCTAGCTGCAGGTGCAGACGTTGTACATTTTGATGTGATGGATAACCACTATGTACCTAACCTGACTTTTGGTGCAGGGGTATGTAAGGCCCTGAAAAACTATGGTATCAAAGCGCCGATTGATGTGCATCTGATGGTATCTCCTGTTGATCGTATGATTGGCGATTTCTTGGATGCTGGTGCAGACATTATTACCTTCCATCCTGAAGCAACCGATCATATTGACCGTTCTTTGCAGTTGATTAAGGCTGGTGGTGCCAAGGCCGGTTTGGTTTTCAATCCAGCAACGCCGTTGCACTATCTTGATTATGTGCTGGATAAAGTCGATCAAATTTTATTGATGAGTGTTAACCCTGGTTTTGGCGGGCAAAAATTCATTCCAATGACGTTGGAAAAATTACGCCAAGCACGTCAGATTATTGATGCCAGTGGTCGCGATATCCGTTTAGAAGTCGATGGTGGTGTCGGGCCAGCCAATATTCGTGAAATTGCAGAGGCGGGTGCAGATATGTTTGTCGCAGGCTCAGCGATTTTTGGTCAACCTGACTATAAGACTGTAATTGATAAAATGCGTGCAGAACTGGCTCAAGTTGGTGCAACACAAGTTTAG
- a CDS encoding DMT family transporter, giving the protein MAWAILILAGIFEVIWAYSMKMSEGFTKLTPSIVTIVFMILSVVLLSMSMRTLPLGTAYTIWTGIGAIGSFIVGIMVLNEPMTAMRMVAAVLIVSGLMLMKLSSN; this is encoded by the coding sequence ATGGCATGGGCAATTTTAATTTTGGCAGGTATTTTTGAAGTCATTTGGGCATATTCCATGAAGATGTCTGAAGGGTTTACCAAGTTAACGCCAAGTATTGTGACCATTGTTTTCATGATTTTAAGTGTGGTATTACTTTCGATGTCGATGCGGACACTCCCGCTTGGCACGGCATATACCATTTGGACAGGTATTGGTGCGATTGGTTCGTTTATTGTGGGAATCATGGTCTTGAATGAACCAATGACCGCAATGCGGATGGTCGCGGCGGTATTGATCGTATCGGGTCTAATGTTAATGAAACTGTCATCAAATTAA
- the nadA gene encoding quinolinate synthase NadA produces MNDANLIANEAKNIVQAHLDRLGEPKDNRLSPEVKQEKFAQIAAELKKRNAVLVAHYYCDPEVQELAELTGGCVSDSLEMARFGRDHPATTLVVAGVKFMGETSKILSPEKTVLMPTLEATCSLDLGCPVDEFTAFCDQHPDHTVVVYANTSAAVKARADWVVTSSCAVEIIEHLDSLGEKIIWAPDQHLGRYIQKKTGAEMLLWDGACIVHEEFRARGIAQMKALYPDAAVLVHPESPESVVDIADAVGSTSQLIKAAQTLPHKQMIVATDRGIFYKMQQAAPDKELFEAPTAGEGATCRSCAHCPWMAMNELDGILHVLQHADQEIHVDPALAERAKLPLDRMLNFSASLKR; encoded by the coding sequence ATGAATGATGCGAATTTAATTGCGAACGAAGCCAAAAATATTGTGCAGGCGCATTTAGATCGTTTGGGCGAGCCAAAGGACAATCGCCTTAGCCCAGAAGTGAAACAAGAAAAGTTTGCCCAAATTGCAGCCGAGTTGAAAAAACGTAATGCAGTACTTGTGGCTCACTATTACTGTGATCCTGAAGTGCAGGAGCTTGCCGAACTGACAGGTGGTTGTGTTTCTGATTCATTGGAAATGGCGCGTTTTGGTCGTGATCATCCTGCGACTACCTTGGTGGTTGCTGGGGTGAAGTTTATGGGGGAAACCTCTAAAATTTTATCACCAGAAAAAACCGTATTGATGCCAACTTTAGAAGCAACCTGTTCACTCGATTTGGGTTGCCCTGTGGATGAGTTCACAGCATTCTGCGATCAACATCCTGATCATACTGTGGTGGTGTATGCCAATACCTCAGCGGCTGTGAAAGCGCGTGCCGATTGGGTGGTGACTTCAAGTTGTGCGGTTGAGATTATTGAGCATTTAGATAGTTTGGGTGAAAAAATTATTTGGGCACCAGATCAGCATTTAGGTCGTTATATTCAAAAGAAAACAGGTGCTGAAATGTTGTTGTGGGATGGCGCATGTATCGTGCATGAAGAATTCCGTGCGCGTGGTATTGCGCAAATGAAAGCGCTTTACCCTGATGCGGCGGTATTGGTTCATCCTGAGTCACCTGAATCGGTGGTGGATATTGCAGATGCAGTGGGGAGTACTTCACAACTGATCAAAGCTGCACAGACCTTGCCGCATAAACAAATGATTGTGGCAACAGATCGGGGCATTTTCTATAAAATGCAGCAAGCAGCGCCAGATAAGGAATTATTTGAAGCACCAACTGCAGGTGAGGGGGCAACTTGTCGTTCATGTGCACATTGCCCGTGGATGGCAATGAATGAACTGGATGGTATTTTGCATGTATTACAACATGCTGATCAAGAAATACACGTCGATCCAGCCTTAGCTGAACGCGCGAAATTACCCTTAGATCGAATGTTGAACTTTAGTGCTTCTTTGAAACGCTAA
- the fghA gene encoding S-formylglutathione hydrolase, with the protein MQLLQKNRCFEGEQRIYQLESRHLKGTTKVGVYLPPAALAGKPCSALFYLAGLTCTEDTFAIKAHAQRMAARLSLILITPDTSPRGDDVAQGDHWDIGQGAGFYLNATQQPWAEHYQMESYLVDELYAQVLQQLPVIEKQIGIFGHSMGGHGALTLAFKYPEQFKSVSAFAPICAPSICPWGEKAFTQYLGVDQQQWLAHDATALVQQKGSVFDEILIDQGLDDQFYAQLNPEKFKQACLDAGQHLTLRQHKGYDHGYYFIQSFIDDHLQFHAIQLEKN; encoded by the coding sequence ATGCAGCTACTGCAAAAAAACCGTTGTTTTGAGGGCGAGCAACGCATTTATCAACTTGAGTCTCGGCATCTTAAGGGAACAACTAAAGTCGGGGTATATTTACCACCCGCTGCTTTAGCAGGCAAGCCTTGTTCCGCTTTGTTTTATCTTGCGGGGCTGACCTGTACCGAAGACACTTTTGCCATCAAGGCACATGCACAACGGATGGCTGCTCGACTCAGCCTGATTTTGATTACGCCAGATACATCTCCACGCGGTGACGATGTTGCACAAGGTGATCATTGGGATATTGGGCAGGGGGCTGGTTTTTATCTCAATGCAACGCAACAGCCTTGGGCAGAGCATTATCAAATGGAGTCCTATCTGGTCGATGAACTCTATGCACAGGTCTTGCAACAATTGCCTGTGATCGAAAAGCAAATTGGTATTTTTGGACACTCGATGGGTGGGCATGGTGCATTGACTTTGGCTTTTAAATATCCAGAGCAATTTAAATCAGTTTCGGCCTTTGCCCCAATCTGTGCGCCCAGCATTTGCCCTTGGGGGGAAAAGGCATTTACACAATATTTAGGTGTGGATCAACAACAATGGCTTGCCCATGATGCGACGGCTTTGGTGCAGCAAAAAGGCAGTGTGTTCGATGAAATCTTAATTGATCAAGGTTTGGATGATCAGTTTTATGCGCAATTAAACCCTGAAAAATTTAAGCAAGCCTGTCTGGATGCAGGCCAACATCTGACTTTACGCCAACACAAAGGCTATGATCACGGCTATTATTTCATTCAAAGTTTTATCGACGATCATTTACAGTTTCATGCGATTCAGTTAGAGAAAAATTAA
- a CDS encoding methylated-DNA--[protein]-cysteine S-methyltransferase, protein MQLVYMYMDSPVGALKLVAHDQALVAVMWDNEDHKRVRLSELIEDRQHPMLHKVKQQLEQYFAGQRQQFDLPLDFQGTAFQQQVWQALLTIPYGETRSYKEIAVQLGNEKAVRAVGAANGKNPISIIAPCHRVIGASGALVGFAGGLDKKQILLSLEQNKA, encoded by the coding sequence ATGCAACTGGTGTATATGTACATGGATTCTCCTGTAGGTGCATTAAAACTGGTTGCACATGATCAGGCGTTGGTCGCCGTGATGTGGGACAATGAAGACCATAAACGGGTACGGCTTTCTGAACTGATAGAAGATCGTCAGCATCCAATGCTGCATAAGGTTAAACAACAATTAGAACAGTATTTTGCAGGGCAACGCCAGCAATTTGATTTGCCTTTGGACTTTCAAGGTACCGCATTTCAGCAACAGGTTTGGCAGGCGTTATTGACCATTCCTTATGGGGAAACACGCAGTTATAAAGAGATTGCCGTGCAGTTAGGTAATGAAAAAGCCGTACGTGCAGTCGGGGCAGCCAATGGTAAGAATCCGATTTCGATTATTGCGCCCTGTCATCGGGTGATTGGGGCGAGTGGCGCATTAGTTGGTTTTGCAGGTGGTTTGGATAAGAAGCAGATTTTACTGAGTTTGGAGCAAAACAAAGCTTAA
- a CDS encoding cobalt transporter, whose translation MALEQQHNPIIDKANPSTNLREKVTGVSASQLELIPADGSMHVSFYYIPHMSSAVEVLRVRKALLPFSDQLIEHSIDLEARHLALYHQDAIPEVTVALQGLNLGAELQQTMPHYEPMELATSKQHVVQNKYEQQDENVFSLMQQFFSAAIERFKQWIRALRNKQDQ comes from the coding sequence ATGGCTTTAGAACAACAACACAATCCAATAATAGATAAAGCAAACCCGTCGACCAATTTACGCGAAAAAGTTACAGGTGTGTCGGCCTCTCAGCTTGAATTGATTCCTGCTGATGGCAGTATGCATGTCAGTTTTTACTATATTCCCCATATGAGCAGTGCTGTAGAAGTACTGCGTGTTAGAAAAGCATTACTGCCTTTTTCAGATCAATTGATTGAACACAGTATTGATTTAGAAGCGCGTCATTTAGCGCTTTATCATCAAGATGCCATTCCTGAGGTAACAGTAGCACTGCAAGGTTTGAATCTGGGGGCAGAATTACAGCAAACCATGCCGCATTATGAACCGATGGAACTGGCGACCTCTAAACAACATGTAGTTCAGAATAAATATGAGCAGCAAGATGAAAATGTCTTCAGTCTGATGCAGCAGTTTTTTTCAGCTGCTATCGAGCGATTTAAGCAATGGATAAGAGCTTTACGCAATAAACAGGATCAATAA
- a CDS encoding OmpA family protein, whose protein sequence is MNNKISSVILITTIISLTIIGCSKKQEKTEAAETSAATTEHPSAKAQTKADSFNINQIPISNIELGDFPFIQLPKGYHFAHQSTENFAQMEFWVGDRLEKVEGKLFNGRIDAEENNKQASLLELQRNLEAVITRLGGKKITDRKIPAELATQLSEKYGVSYVEGLGDIYNNPTQSYVIHQNDRDIWFQITQSGNSSGLLVLETRPIDITARPLSASQLKTALDQYNKVDIHINFETDKATLLANSDEQITQILNLLKSDDALKLAINGYTDNSGESAHNLKLSQARAQTVVKALTDAGIDPSRLKAQGFGDSKPVSKNDSEEGKAKNRRVELVKL, encoded by the coding sequence ATGAACAATAAAATTTCATCCGTGATTTTAATAACGACAATCATCAGCCTAACCATCATCGGTTGTAGTAAAAAACAAGAAAAAACTGAGGCAGCCGAGACAAGTGCCGCGACAACAGAACATCCATCAGCAAAAGCACAGACCAAAGCAGATAGCTTCAACATCAATCAAATTCCGATTTCAAATATTGAACTTGGAGATTTTCCATTTATTCAATTGCCTAAAGGCTATCATTTTGCTCATCAATCCACTGAAAACTTTGCTCAAATGGAGTTCTGGGTCGGGGATCGACTAGAGAAAGTTGAAGGTAAGCTTTTTAATGGACGAATCGATGCTGAAGAGAATAACAAACAGGCCTCCTTGTTAGAGTTACAGCGTAATTTAGAGGCCGTTATTACCCGCTTAGGTGGGAAGAAAATCACTGACCGTAAAATCCCGGCAGAACTCGCCACCCAACTTTCAGAGAAATATGGGGTATCGTATGTAGAGGGCTTAGGTGATATTTATAATAATCCAACACAAAGCTATGTGATTCATCAGAATGATCGAGATATCTGGTTTCAAATCACTCAAAGCGGAAATTCATCGGGTCTATTGGTCTTAGAAACCCGCCCCATAGACATAACGGCACGCCCCCTATCCGCAAGTCAGTTAAAAACAGCCTTGGATCAATATAATAAAGTGGATATACACATCAACTTCGAAACAGACAAAGCTACACTGTTAGCAAACTCAGATGAACAAATCACGCAAATACTGAACTTGTTGAAAAGTGATGACGCCCTCAAGCTTGCAATTAATGGCTATACCGATAACTCAGGTGAATCCGCACATAACTTAAAACTCTCTCAGGCAAGAGCACAAACGGTCGTCAAAGCATTGACGGATGCGGGGATTGATCCATCTCGTTTAAAAGCGCAAGGCTTTGGCGATAGCAAGCCCGTTTCCAAGAATGACTCAGAGGAAGGTAAAGCAAAAAATAGACGCGTCGAGTTAGTAAAATTATAA
- the argJ gene encoding bifunctional glutamate N-acetyltransferase/amino-acid acetyltransferase ArgJ → MAVGDVTMPLMHVVQGVKIGSTEAYVRYPNRRDLVIFEFAEGSNVAGVFTQSAFAAAPVQLSKKHLAENTPRYLIINTGNANAATGTVGYQNAQATCAKLAELAGVQANQILPFSTGVIGEQLPIERLLQGIQPALNDLNADRWADAASGIMTTDTTPKGASEQFELDGVTYTMTGISKGAGMIRPNMATMLSFVATDAPIRAELVQRLLQTTVEHSFNRITIDGDTSTNDSCIFVATGLAGGAEIQSQDDARYQQVLDVLARIMNRLAQLIVRDGEGATKFITVQVEGGANTQECCDVAYSVAESPLIKTALFASDPNWGRIVMAIGKAGVPNLDTSKVQVWLGDVQICLDGGANPDYTEAAGAAVMAEKEISIRIDLGRGTAKDKVYTCDFSYDYVKINADYRS, encoded by the coding sequence ATGGCTGTTGGTGACGTAACAATGCCACTTATGCATGTGGTGCAGGGTGTAAAAATTGGCTCAACTGAGGCGTATGTACGTTATCCAAATCGACGAGATTTAGTCATTTTTGAATTTGCCGAAGGCTCAAACGTTGCAGGGGTATTTACCCAAAGCGCCTTTGCTGCTGCGCCTGTTCAATTAAGTAAAAAGCATTTGGCCGAGAACACACCACGTTATCTGATCATCAACACGGGTAATGCTAATGCCGCAACAGGAACCGTCGGTTATCAAAATGCACAAGCCACTTGTGCCAAGTTGGCTGAATTAGCTGGTGTTCAAGCTAATCAAATTTTACCCTTTTCAACTGGTGTGATTGGTGAGCAACTCCCAATTGAACGCTTATTGCAAGGCATTCAACCTGCATTAAATGATTTAAATGCCGATCGTTGGGCGGACGCTGCATCAGGCATCATGACCACAGATACCACACCTAAAGGTGCATCTGAACAGTTTGAACTGGATGGTGTAACCTATACCATGACGGGTATTAGTAAAGGTGCAGGCATGATTCGTCCAAACATGGCGACCATGCTGAGTTTTGTGGCAACCGATGCCCCGATTCGTGCTGAACTGGTACAGCGTTTATTGCAAACTACGGTTGAGCATTCCTTTAACCGCATTACCATTGATGGTGATACTTCGACCAATGACTCTTGTATCTTTGTGGCAACGGGTCTGGCTGGTGGTGCTGAAATCCAGAGCCAAGACGATGCACGTTATCAACAAGTGCTCGATGTGCTTGCACGTATCATGAATCGTTTGGCGCAATTGATCGTGCGTGATGGTGAGGGTGCAACCAAGTTCATTACCGTTCAGGTGGAAGGCGGAGCCAATACCCAAGAATGTTGTGATGTTGCCTATAGTGTTGCCGAGTCGCCACTTATTAAAACAGCTTTATTTGCTTCAGATCCAAACTGGGGTCGTATTGTGATGGCGATTGGTAAAGCGGGTGTACCGAACTTAGATACCAGCAAGGTTCAAGTCTGGCTGGGTGATGTCCAGATTTGCCTAGATGGTGGTGCAAACCCAGACTATACCGAAGCAGCCGGTGCAGCTGTCATGGCTGAGAAGGAAATTAGCATTCGTATTGACCTCGGTCGTGGTACAGCAAAAGACAAAGTCTATACCTGTGACTTTTCTTATGACTATGTCAAAATTAATGCCGATTATCGCTCATAA
- a CDS encoding DUF2218 domain-containing protein codes for MNSSTNITTTEGKRISKRLVNHWKHKFEVLETETDSKIFMPTATVTLTPQEQHLTVLIENQQEDVARLEQVVIDHLNRMAQQEFVAEWQHS; via the coding sequence ATGAATAGCAGTACCAATATCACTACGACTGAAGGAAAACGGATCAGTAAACGTCTAGTCAATCATTGGAAACATAAGTTTGAAGTCTTGGAAACTGAAACAGATTCAAAAATTTTTATGCCAACCGCGACAGTTACGCTCACGCCACAGGAACAACACTTAACAGTACTGATTGAAAATCAACAAGAAGATGTAGCGCGTCTGGAACAGGTCGTGATTGACCATTTAAATCGTATGGCGCAACAGGAATTTGTAGCGGAATGGCAGCATAGTTAA
- a CDS encoding copper resistance protein B, whose amino-acid sequence MHITKQSSKMKRYTQLLAVGGLVSSLSAFTFAHEGHDQMMQMDMPAQQNMPMSATSAMDHLQHQSSTIPPQMPNKDEHAGHYKEHGGQIYQATQLDTQWLLDEDGQGTLKSKLKTWVGTDENKLFILADYAKAESEKSEQSLAALYSRNIADFWDVQAGVNYRYNPDREVDKEQFEGVVGLHGMAQYFFETDAHLYIGQNQQWRFVLETERDLLLTQKLIMQPYLEMEWVLRDESKYATKTGLADAEVGVKTRYEIVKNRVMPFIDVGYAYSNGRKQTNWQTASDSKTGWIYGAGLSLKF is encoded by the coding sequence ATGCACATCACTAAGCAATCTTCCAAGATGAAACGATATACACAATTATTGGCGGTGGGCGGATTGGTTTCTTCTTTAAGTGCATTCACTTTTGCACATGAAGGACATGATCAAATGATGCAAATGGATATGCCGGCGCAGCAGAATATGCCCATGAGCGCTACCTCTGCGATGGATCATTTGCAACATCAAAGCTCAACTATTCCTCCACAGATGCCAAATAAAGATGAGCATGCGGGTCATTATAAGGAGCATGGTGGGCAAATCTATCAGGCGACACAGTTAGATACGCAATGGCTACTTGATGAGGATGGACAGGGCACACTCAAATCCAAGTTAAAAACTTGGGTGGGAACCGATGAAAATAAATTATTCATCCTTGCCGATTATGCCAAAGCCGAGTCAGAAAAATCGGAGCAAAGTCTGGCGGCGTTATATAGTCGAAACATTGCAGATTTCTGGGATGTACAAGCAGGGGTGAATTACCGATATAACCCTGACCGTGAAGTAGATAAGGAGCAATTTGAGGGTGTGGTCGGTTTACATGGCATGGCCCAGTATTTCTTTGAAACCGATGCGCATCTGTATATCGGACAAAATCAACAATGGCGCTTTGTGTTGGAAACAGAACGAGATCTGTTGTTGACGCAAAAATTGATTATGCAGCCTTATCTGGAAATGGAATGGGTACTGCGTGATGAATCCAAGTATGCGACTAAAACCGGTCTTGCCGATGCAGAAGTGGGGGTCAAAACCCGCTATGAAATCGTCAAGAACCGCGTCATGCCTTTTATTGATGTTGGCTATGCTTATAGTAACGGGCGTAAGCAGACCAATTGGCAAACGGCCAGTGACTCTAAAACGGGTTGGATCTATGGCGCCGGTCTGTCGCTAAAGTTCTGA
- a CDS encoding copper resistance system multicopper oxidase yields the protein MSSKLYAGVVASLSLLFAPYSLAAIKEYHLNINQGMVNVTGKPVKRITVNGKFIAPLLEFEEGDEAVIHVHNQLKNQDTSLHWHGLLLPGLMDGVPGFNGFQGIKPNGSFEYRFKVRQNGTYWYHAHSKGQEQDGLYGALVIYPKGKQPVAAHEQAERDYVVMLSDFHETESDKIMANLKKSAEYYQNHRETLGDVWKQVKTQGLKATWQDRSAWNQMRMAKTDIGDVDGYTFLVNGQTPQQNWTGAFKAGEKVRLRFINASAMSFFDVRIPNLKMTVVSADGQPVKPVPVDEFRIGTAETYDVLVEPKQVHYQIEAESIDRTGFAIASLHNDMTPNTQAVQIPKARPRALLTMEDMGMDHGAHGQMDMSKMNHGSDQPMNMAKMDHSQHQTPQDQAKTATTSQPTMDHSAHAQMDMSNMDHSQHQAATTKDTSNTDTVQGWANAATPTGHKALSYADLQSLNPQPESYSRPAEREVVIRLGGTMERYIWTIDGKKFSDPDFKPLTVRYGERIRLKFVNDSMMAHPMHLHGMFMQLENGQAPQDMPNKHTLIVPPGKTVTALLTADEIGEWAIHCHLLYHMSAGMMSKLIVANVDDNKAAQTTPVQSSQGASHAHH from the coding sequence ATGTCTTCAAAACTATACGCTGGCGTTGTTGCTAGCTTAAGTCTATTGTTTGCGCCTTATAGTCTGGCTGCAATTAAAGAATATCATCTGAACATTAATCAAGGGATGGTGAATGTCACGGGTAAGCCCGTCAAACGCATTACCGTAAACGGTAAATTTATCGCCCCGCTATTAGAGTTTGAAGAGGGTGATGAAGCGGTAATTCATGTGCATAACCAGCTTAAAAATCAAGATACTTCTTTGCATTGGCATGGACTGCTACTCCCAGGTTTGATGGATGGTGTGCCTGGTTTTAATGGCTTCCAAGGAATTAAGCCAAATGGCAGTTTTGAATATCGTTTTAAAGTACGTCAAAACGGCACCTATTGGTATCACGCACATAGCAAAGGACAGGAACAAGACGGTTTGTATGGCGCGTTGGTGATTTATCCAAAAGGCAAGCAACCTGTTGCTGCACATGAACAAGCAGAGCGTGACTACGTGGTGATGTTGTCGGATTTCCATGAAACGGAAAGTGACAAGATCATGGCGAATTTGAAAAAGTCTGCTGAATACTATCAAAACCATCGAGAAACACTGGGTGATGTCTGGAAACAGGTTAAAACGCAAGGTTTAAAAGCTACATGGCAAGACCGTTCCGCATGGAATCAGATGCGTATGGCCAAAACTGACATAGGAGATGTAGACGGCTATACCTTCTTGGTCAATGGTCAGACCCCACAGCAAAACTGGACCGGTGCTTTTAAAGCAGGAGAAAAAGTACGCCTGCGTTTTATTAACGCATCGGCAATGTCCTTCTTTGATGTACGTATTCCCAACTTAAAAATGACCGTGGTCAGTGCCGATGGTCAGCCAGTGAAACCTGTTCCTGTGGATGAATTCCGTATTGGAACAGCCGAAACTTATGATGTATTGGTTGAGCCGAAACAGGTCCATTATCAAATCGAAGCGGAGTCGATTGATCGTACGGGCTTTGCTATTGCGTCATTGCACAATGACATGACACCCAACACCCAAGCAGTTCAAATCCCTAAAGCGCGACCACGTGCCTTGTTGACCATGGAAGATATGGGCATGGATCACGGTGCACATGGTCAGATGGATATGAGCAAAATGAATCATGGTTCAGATCAGCCAATGAATATGGCTAAGATGGATCATAGCCAGCACCAGACGCCACAAGACCAAGCGAAAACCGCAACAACTTCGCAGCCAACGATGGATCATAGCGCACATGCTCAAATGGATATGAGCAATATGGATCATAGCCAGCATCAAGCAGCTACAACTAAGGACACATCAAATACGGATACCGTACAGGGCTGGGCCAATGCGGCAACGCCTACGGGGCATAAAGCCTTAAGTTATGCAGATTTGCAATCCTTAAATCCGCAGCCTGAAAGCTATAGTCGCCCAGCAGAACGTGAAGTGGTGATTCGTTTGGGCGGTACCATGGAGCGTTATATCTGGACCATTGATGGTAAGAAGTTTAGTGATCCTGACTTTAAGCCTTTAACCGTGCGTTATGGTGAACGTATCCGTCTTAAATTTGTCAATGACAGTATGATGGCGCATCCGATGCATTTACATGGCATGTTTATGCAGCTGGAAAATGGTCAGGCACCTCAAGATATGCCAAATAAACATACCTTGATTGTGCCGCCAGGCAAGACCGTTACGGCTTTATTGACTGCGGATGAAATCGGTGAATGGGCGATCCATTGTCATCTGTTGTATCACATGAGTGCAGGCATGATGAGTAAGTTAATTGTTGCCAATGTGGATGACAACAAAGCAGCACAAACAACACCAGTTCAATCATCTCAGGGAGCGAGCCATGCACATCACTAA